The following coding sequences are from one Xiphophorus couchianus chromosome 7, X_couchianus-1.0, whole genome shotgun sequence window:
- the LOC114148773 gene encoding uncharacterized protein LOC114148773, which translates to MTQMETFYKEKLTKAQSETVKKQKELKSVKDRLATQMAASLKTGDTESMNNPVSKTRLTEMYDNLELLQWPKVKDQLKSRKINPKEAKDLIQKTFGNASDEMKRRKQQIEEMFQQSESSGGLTPQKVKEYRQLTVQNLQMVLFHTTKEELLKTGFPECLGEFPEEVKVDLRPLTSECYWLSCLMALSNPPLQTDWKNHVPGFKSSWDILPREIKPPVM; encoded by the exons ATGACTCAGATGGAGACGTTTTACAAAGAGAAGCTCACAAAGGCCCA ATCTGAAACagtcaaaaaacagaaagaactgAAATCAGTCAAAGACAG ACTGGCAACACAGATGGCCGCTTCACTAAAAACAGGAGACACTGAGAGCATGAACAACCCGGTCAGTAAAACCAGACTGACTGAGATGTACGACAACCTGGAACTGCTGCAGTGGCCTAAAGTCAAAGAtcagctgaagtccaggaagaTCAACCCAAAGGAGGCCAAAGATCTGATTCAG aaaacatttggaaatgcaTCAGATGAAATGAAGAGAAGGAAGCAGCAGATAGAAGAGATGTTCCAACAGTCTGAGTCCAGCGGTGGACTGACTCCTCAGAAG GTTAAAGAGTACAGACAGCTCACAGTTCAGAACCTGCAGATGGTTCTGTTCCACACCACCAAAGAAGAACTTCTGAAG ACTGGTTTCCCAGAATGTTTAGGTGAATTTCCAGAGGAAGTGAAGGTGGATCTgagacctctgacctctgaatgCTACTGGCTGAGCTGCTTGATGGCTCTAAGCAATCCTCCTCTTCAGACGGACTGGAAGAACCATGTTCCTGGGTTTAAATCTTCCTGGGATATTTTACCTCGAGAAATCAAACCACCTGTCATGTAG
- the LOC114148763 gene encoding heat shock 70 kDa protein 12A-like isoform X1 — protein MSDSFVIAIDFGTAYSGYAFNITTKNEKSDPYFSRWGKEYGFDTPKTPTCILFNEDETFLSFGYEAKIAYKEMRREEAEKHYFFENFKMELYNKELSNNLEIKDVIGKSMKALKVFSESLGFLKEDALRTINRSTGGMKFIPSDFTWVLTVPAIWNPSAKQFMRKAATQAGIVTEGDKEKLVMALEPEAASIWSKKLPSDGFISEKHNEESLDQSAGTQYIVVDCGGGTIDITVHEVLGGGALKELHKVSGNYLGGQTVDRNFKQFLREILPEGVWDQFEQNSPSAAQRIMYDFTYLKQYDKDVRITCPFALGSLAKEKSDTENFVQSELGASWDGEFIQISRDKMKSFYDESLKGITENLKEIFNCGLNIKYILLVGGYAQSQILQQHITDQFGQQCKVLCPFRAQEAIMRGAVEFGRNPDVVASQKSSYTYGFSVCEQFDESKHKEEKKFTAKGVVWSRDIFRKLVEEDEDLGSEDTREFLCHPVKADQKEMELKFYNTLRKDPVYIDDFGVEKVGSFIVDMTGGGKVKLNIKFGSTEIKATGTNLTTGEKKKVKIDFIATDSEDEVSIGSSSHAEEYILDGADET, from the exons ATGAGTGACTCGTTTGTCATAGCGATAGACTTTGGCACAGCATATAGTGGATATGCCTTTAATATCacaaccaaaaatgaaaaaagtgatCCATACTTTTCAAGGTGGGGAAAGGAGTATGGATTTGACACCCCAAAGACTCCaacctgcattttatttaatgaagatgaaacatttctgagttttggcTATGAAGCCAAAATTGCATACAAGGAAATGAGGagagaagaagcagagaaacattatttctttgaaaatttcAAGATGGAACTCTACAACAAA GAACTCAGCAATAATCTGGAGATTAAAGACGTCATTGGAAAGTCTATGAAGGCATTGAAGGTTTTCTCAGAATCTCTGGGATTTCTTAAAGAAGATGCACTCAGAACAATCAACCGAAGCACAGGGGGCATGAAGTTCATTCCCTCTGACTTCACCTGGGTTCTGACGGTTCCTGCCATCTGGAATCCTTCAGCTAAACAGTTCATGAGAAAAGCTGCAACTCAG GCAGGTATTGTAACAGAAGGAGATAAGGAAAAGCTGGTGATGGCACTGGAACCAGAAGCAGCTTCAATCTGGAGTAAGAAGCTTCCATCAGATGGTTTCATCTCTGAGAAGCACAATGAAGAGTCACTGGATCAGTCTGCAGGGACTCAGTACATCGTTGTTGACTGTGGAG GAGGAACTATTGACATCACTGTTCATGAAGTCCTGGGTGGAGGAGCCCTGAAGGAGCTGCACAAGGTCTCTGGAAATTATCTGGGAGGACAAACTGTAGACAGAAATTTTAAGCAGTTTCTCAGAGAGATACTTCCTGAAGGAGTCTGGGATCAATTTGAACAAAACTCTCCCAGTGCCGCTCAGAGAATTATGTATGATTTTACCTACCTCAAACAATATGATAAAGATGTTCGGATCACTTGCCCATTCGCACTGGGATCATTagctaaagaaaaatcagaCACAGAAAACTTTGTTCAGTCAGAACTTGGTGCTTCCTGGGATGGTGAGTTCATCCAAATCTCAAGAGACAAAATGAAGTCTTTCTATGATGAAAGTCTGAAGGGCATCACTGAGAATCTCAAGGAAATCTTTAACTGTGGTCTCAACATCAAGTACATTCTGTTAGTGGGTGGGTACGCTCAGAGTCAAATTCTGCAGCAGCACATTACTGACCAGTTTGGACAACAGTGTAAAGTTCTGTGTCCTTTCAGAGCTCAGGAGGCGATTATGAGAGGAGCTGTAGAGTTTGGTAGAAACCCAGATGTTGTGGCTTCTCAGAAAAGTTCCTATACTTAtggattttctgtttgtgaacaGTTTGATGAGAGCAAAcataaggaagaaaagaaatttacAGCCAAAGGTGTGGTATGGAGTCGAGATATTTTCAGGAAACTGGTGGAAGAAGATGAAGATCTTGGTTCAGAGGATACCAGAGAGTTCTTATGTCATCCAGTAAAAGCCGATCAGAAAGAGATGGAACTGAAATTTTACAACACACTCAGAAAAGATCCGGTCTACATAGATGACTTTGGTGTAGAAAAGGTTGGTTCATTCATTGTAGACATGACTGGAGGAGGTAAAGTCAAACTGAATATTAAGTTTGGCTCCACAGAGATAAAAGCTACTGGGACCAACCTGACtactggagagaaaaaaaaagtcaaaattgacTTCATCGCCACA GATTCAGAAGATGAAGTTAGTATTGGATCCAGTTCTCACGCAGAAGAATATATTTTAGATGGTGCTGATGAAACTTGA
- the LOC114148763 gene encoding heat shock 70 kDa protein 12A-like isoform X2, producing the protein MSDSFVIAIDFGTAYSGYAFNITTKNEKSDPYFSRWGKEYGFDTPKTPTCILFNEDETFLSFGYEAKIAYKEMRREEAEKHYFFENFKMELYNKELSNNLEIKDVIGKSMKALKVFSESLGFLKEDALRTINRSTGGMKFIPSDFTWVLTVPAIWNPSAKQFMRKAATQAGIVTEGDKEKLVMALEPEAASIWSKKLPSDGFISEKHNEESLDQSAGTQYIVVDCGGGTIDITVHEVLGGGALKELHKVSGNYLGGQTVDRNFKQFLREILPEGVWDQFEQNSPSAAQRIMYDFTYLKQYDKDVRITCPFALGSLAKEKSDTENFVQSELGASWDGEFIQISRDKMKSFYDESLKGITENLKEIFNCGLNIKYILLVGGYAQSQILQQHITDQFGQQCKVLCPFRAQEAIMRGAVEFGRNPDVVASQKSSYTYGFSVCEQFDESKHKEEKKFTAKGVVWSRDIFRKLVEEDEDLGSEDTREFLCHPVKADQKEMELKFYNTLRKDPVYIDDFGVEKVGSFIVDMTGGGKVKLNIKFGSTEIKATGTNLTTGEKKKVKIDFIATDRE; encoded by the exons ATGAGTGACTCGTTTGTCATAGCGATAGACTTTGGCACAGCATATAGTGGATATGCCTTTAATATCacaaccaaaaatgaaaaaagtgatCCATACTTTTCAAGGTGGGGAAAGGAGTATGGATTTGACACCCCAAAGACTCCaacctgcattttatttaatgaagatgaaacatttctgagttttggcTATGAAGCCAAAATTGCATACAAGGAAATGAGGagagaagaagcagagaaacattatttctttgaaaatttcAAGATGGAACTCTACAACAAA GAACTCAGCAATAATCTGGAGATTAAAGACGTCATTGGAAAGTCTATGAAGGCATTGAAGGTTTTCTCAGAATCTCTGGGATTTCTTAAAGAAGATGCACTCAGAACAATCAACCGAAGCACAGGGGGCATGAAGTTCATTCCCTCTGACTTCACCTGGGTTCTGACGGTTCCTGCCATCTGGAATCCTTCAGCTAAACAGTTCATGAGAAAAGCTGCAACTCAG GCAGGTATTGTAACAGAAGGAGATAAGGAAAAGCTGGTGATGGCACTGGAACCAGAAGCAGCTTCAATCTGGAGTAAGAAGCTTCCATCAGATGGTTTCATCTCTGAGAAGCACAATGAAGAGTCACTGGATCAGTCTGCAGGGACTCAGTACATCGTTGTTGACTGTGGAG GAGGAACTATTGACATCACTGTTCATGAAGTCCTGGGTGGAGGAGCCCTGAAGGAGCTGCACAAGGTCTCTGGAAATTATCTGGGAGGACAAACTGTAGACAGAAATTTTAAGCAGTTTCTCAGAGAGATACTTCCTGAAGGAGTCTGGGATCAATTTGAACAAAACTCTCCCAGTGCCGCTCAGAGAATTATGTATGATTTTACCTACCTCAAACAATATGATAAAGATGTTCGGATCACTTGCCCATTCGCACTGGGATCATTagctaaagaaaaatcagaCACAGAAAACTTTGTTCAGTCAGAACTTGGTGCTTCCTGGGATGGTGAGTTCATCCAAATCTCAAGAGACAAAATGAAGTCTTTCTATGATGAAAGTCTGAAGGGCATCACTGAGAATCTCAAGGAAATCTTTAACTGTGGTCTCAACATCAAGTACATTCTGTTAGTGGGTGGGTACGCTCAGAGTCAAATTCTGCAGCAGCACATTACTGACCAGTTTGGACAACAGTGTAAAGTTCTGTGTCCTTTCAGAGCTCAGGAGGCGATTATGAGAGGAGCTGTAGAGTTTGGTAGAAACCCAGATGTTGTGGCTTCTCAGAAAAGTTCCTATACTTAtggattttctgtttgtgaacaGTTTGATGAGAGCAAAcataaggaagaaaagaaatttacAGCCAAAGGTGTGGTATGGAGTCGAGATATTTTCAGGAAACTGGTGGAAGAAGATGAAGATCTTGGTTCAGAGGATACCAGAGAGTTCTTATGTCATCCAGTAAAAGCCGATCAGAAAGAGATGGAACTGAAATTTTACAACACACTCAGAAAAGATCCGGTCTACATAGATGACTTTGGTGTAGAAAAGGTTGGTTCATTCATTGTAGACATGACTGGAGGAGGTAAAGTCAAACTGAATATTAAGTTTGGCTCCACAGAGATAAAAGCTACTGGGACCAACCTGACtactggagagaaaaaaaaagtcaaaattgacTTCATCGCCACAGATAGAGAAT AA